The Vidua macroura isolate BioBank_ID:100142 chromosome 4, ASM2450914v1, whole genome shotgun sequence genome window below encodes:
- the HNRNPDL gene encoding heterogeneous nuclear ribonucleoprotein D-like, which translates to MEDATEMSGGQEEFAEGSKINASKNQQDDGKMFIGGLSWDTSKKDLTEYLSRFGEVVDCTIKTDPVTGRSRGFGFVLFKDAASVEKVLELKEHKLDGKLIDPKRAKALKGKEPPKKVFVGGLSPDTSEEQIKEYFGAFGEIENIELPMDTKTNERRGFCFITYTDEEPVKKLLESRYHQIGSGKCEIKVAQPKEVYRQQQQQQKGGKSNSSGGRGGGRGRGRGQGQNWNQGFNNYYDQGYGNYNSAYSDQSYSGYGGYDYSGYNYPNYGYGPGYTDYSGQQSTYGKASRGGGNHQNNYQPY; encoded by the exons ATGGAGGACGCGACAGAGATGAGCGGCGGCCAGGAGGAGTTCGCCGAGGGCTCCAAAATCAACGCGAGCAAGAACCAGCAGGACGACGG GAAAATGTTCATCGGAGGCCTCAGCTGGGACACCAGCAAGAAGGACCTGACGGAGTATCTCTCGCGTTTCGGCGAGGTTGTGGATTGCACAATCAAAACAGACCCGGTCACTGGAAGGTCGAGGGGGTTCGGGTTCGTGCTCTTCAAGGATGCTGCCAGCGTGGAGAAG gtGTTGGAACTGAAGGAACACAAACTGGATGGCAAGTTAATAGATCCTAAAAGGGCAAAAGCGCTGAAAGGGAAGGAGCCGCCCAAAAAAGTGTTTGTTGGTGGGCTGAGTCCAGATACATCTGAAGAACAGATTAAGGAGTACTTTGGTGCTTTTGGCGAG ATTGAAAACATTGAACTTCCCATGGACACAAAGACGAATGAAAGGAGGGGCTTCTGTTTTATCACATACACAGATGAAGAGCCAGTAAAGAAGTTACTAGAGAGCAGATACCACCAGATTGGTTCAGGCAAG TGTGAAATCAAAGTAGCACAGCCCAAAGAGGTgtacaggcagcagcagcagcagcagaaaggagggaaaagcaaTTCTTCTGGCGGACGTGGAGGCGGAAGGGGGCGTGGACGGG GTCAGGGGCAAAACTGGAACCAAGGATTTAATAACTATTATGATCAAGGCTATGGGAATTACAATAGCGCTTACAGTGATCAGAGCTACAGTGGCTACGGAGGCTACGACTACTCTGGCTACAACTATCCCAACTATGGATATGGGCCGGGATACACAGATTACAGCG GCCAACAAAGCACGTATGGGAAGGCGTCCCGTGGCGGCGGCAACCACCAAAACAACTACCAGCCCTACTAA
- the ENOPH1 gene encoding enolase-phosphatase E1, translating to MGVLPVPAEVRAILLDIEGTTTPIAFVQETLFPYIKDNVKEYLRAHWEEEECQRDVGLLRKQAQEDSSLDGAVPIPLESGSGEEELERVIQAVVDNVHWQMSLDRKTTALKQLQGHMWRAAYATGHVKGEIFEDVVPAIRKWREAGMKVYIYSSGSVEAQKLLFGYSTEGDILELFDGHFDTKIGPKVESESYRRIAASIGCATNNILFLTDVPREANAAEEADTHVAVVIRPGNAGLTDDEKSYYSLISSFTELFLPSSA from the exons atGGGCGTGCTGCCGGTGCCGGCGGAGGTGCGCGCCATCCTGCTGGACATCGAGGGCACCACCACCCCCATCGCCTTCGTCCAG GAGACCTTGTTCCCTTACATCAAAGACAACGTGAAGGAGTATCTGCGTGCtcactgggaggaggaggagtgccAGCGGGATGTCGGACTTCTGAGGAAACAG GCTCAGGAGGACTCCAGCCTGGACGGGGCCGTGCCGATCCCTTTGGAGAGCGGCAGTGgggaagaggagctggagcGCGTCATCCAGGCCGTTGTGGACAACGTGCACTGGCAGATGTCCCTGGACAGGAAGACCACGGCgctgaagcagctgcagggccacaTGTGGAGGGCAGCCTATGCCACCGGGCACGTCAAAGGAGA AATCTTTGAGGACGTTGTTCCAGCCATCCGGAAGTGGCGGGAAGCAGGGATGAAGGTCTATATCTACTCTTCAGGCAGCGTCGAAGCCCAGAAGCTTCTGTTTGGATACTCTACAGAAGGTGATATCCTAGAG ctCTTTGATGGCCACTTTGACACCAAAATAGGCCCCAAGGTAGAAAGTGAGAGCTACAGGAGGATTGCTGCCAGTATTGGATGTGCCACCAACAACATCCTCTTCCTGACAGATGTCCCTCGAG AAGCCAACGCGGCCGAGGAGGCGGACACTCACGTGGCTGTGGTGATCAGACCGGGCAACGCAGGACTGACGGACGATGAGAAATCCTATTACAGCCTCATCTCGTCTTTCACCGAACTTTTCTTGCCTTCCTCCGCTTAG